In the genome of Bdellovibrionales bacterium, the window CACGATGGCTACGGGAGACATGGCTTTTACGAAGCCAAAGAACAAAAAGAAGGTGTTAGAGATTCTTGAGAAGTTTGGCCTCAAGTATGGTGTGACGCTGGTCTACCACGGGATTAATGTGAATCATCTTCATCTGCAGATTAAGCTTTCCAATCGATATGGGTATTATAAGTTCATCCGCGCGGTCACGGCGGCGATTGCGATGGCCGTGAGTGGTGTGAATCGATGGAATAAAAACTCTTCGGGTCGAAAGTTTTGGGATTATCGGCCATTCACACGTGTAGTGATGGGGTATAGGGATTCGGTGCGACTGAATGATTATCTTCAGATCAATCAGCTGGAGGGCTTCGGGGTGCAGAGACCTATTGCTCGACAGATGGTGGCTGAGCGATGGAAGTACTCTAGCTCGTAAAGGACCTCGCCTTCTTCTTTTTAATGAAGACTTTCTCATATTGCGCCGACAAACTTATGCGTGTCTAATAAGTGTAGATAAATTTATCAGCTGTCGGGTTAATAACGGAAGTGTCTCAAACTGAGATGAGTTCTTGGCGATATGCGATTAGGGCTGACGTTTTTTGGCTCAGTTCTTGGATAGTAGTTTGGTATGTGCAAAGCAAAAAAGATTTTAATTCTAATGCTTCTAGGACTTATCAGTTTTCCTGCATTGGCCAACGAAGTTGTTGATGGCGATGAAGAGGATGACTCTGACCTTATACAACGCCTTGTTCAGCAAGCGCCCGTTCCCACTCCACGCCCAGCGCCTCGAGTCACTCCGGTTCGCTCCACTCCTCGACGTGCGGCCCCGGCTCGCGTGGAACGCACGGATGATGAAGACTATGCCACAGACTTCGACGACCAAGTTCAAGAAACCGGCTATGTGGATCGCAATCTAACGGGTTTACTCAGTCGTGTTTCCTCACAAGCTTGGAAGCAGGCCACTCGATCTCGCCGAGTCGCTAATTTTTGTGGCGGTGGTTATCGGTCCGGGAACAGATCTAAATGTATGTGTGCCGCTGGCGTTGCCGATGCACTCCTCGCTTCAGGAGTTTGTACCACTCGCCCCAGCTCGAACGCTCTTCAAATGCATACCAATGGTGTTTTAAGAAGGGCTTGCCCTCGTTTAAATTTAAGTAATTCCAGAGATCCCGGTCGGGCTCCCGCAGGAAGCGTTATCGTTTACGCGGGACATGCAGGTCGCCGTGTTCACAATTTTGGACACGTTGAGATTAAAGTTCCAGTGACTCGCGAACTGTTGCAAACAATGGGTCGCGCTGGAGCCGGATTAAGAGAAGGTGGCTTTATGTACTGTAGTGACTATTGTTCACCTCGCCCAACTTTAACTAGAACCAACCGCGTTGCTGCGATATACAACCTAAGATAAGGAGTCATTATGAAGAGCATTTTAATTGTTTTTATCTTAAGTCTTCAAGGAATCGCCTCTGCCGCTACGCGCGCGCCCGCGTGTGCGAACTGCTCTCGCGCAGATGCACTGATTGCCGAAATCGATCAAAAACGGGTGAAGTGCGAACCGATGAATTCAGCCACGTTTCAGATCCAAAGAGACTTCGTTCGTCGCGGGACTTTAATCACGCGTCGACTACTCACAGAAGCGTCTTTCAATGAATCTCATGCAGAACAAGTTTGGTTAATGGTTTCTAAAGTCGCCGCCTATGACGTCGAGTCTTTCTTAGTTCAAGATATTGGACTGTCGCAATTTAGACAGCATAAAGCGCTACTGAATGCGGCGATCGATCGAATGGTACAAAGTGGTAAATTCTCCGCCGCCCTTAAACTTCAGTTGCAGGAGTACGTGGGTCTAATCCCCAATAAAGATCGACTTAAAGATATTCGTTGCGAGTTTTAATAAAGAAAAGAGAGCCCAACGGTTAAACCGAGGCCATTGAGAGAAAAATCTTTTTGGCCTGCGAGCTCACTGACTCGGACCGCTTGATACTCCAGCATAGTTTTAAACGCCGTAAATTTAGAAAATCCAATTTCAAAACCAACTCCACCTTTACCACCATAAGAGAATCCGAGGGATTGCTCATCCACATCTGCAGGAGGATTGGCCATCTCCATGGATTTGATTCCCCCAATGGCGGAGATCTCGAGGACAGGTCTAAACACACTTCTTAACGAGGGCTTAATCTGAAGTCCAAGGATCAGATCTGCCGCAAGAATATTGGCCCGGTAATCTTCCTCCGCAATCCAAGTTTGAGTGGCGGCATACCACAAGGATCCACCATAGATGAATCTGACATGGGACTGCCCCGAGGACGCTAAATAAGTTGCTCCATATCCGTAGCTGCCCGTAGGGCTTTTTTCTTTATCATCGATAAATGAGTACATCTGTAAACCATAGTAATGATCACTTCGTTTATAAGGACCGTAACAAGGCTCTTTCTCACCATTCCAGTTGACACAAACATCACGATCACGCTCGTCACTTCCCCAGAGCCAACCGGCCTGCGCCGTATGTGCAACTAAAATAGAAAATAGGATCACAAGAAAACGCATCAAGGAACCACCAATAAAAACTCGGGAGTACTCAATATGCCTTGCCCAAGGACTCCGACGTAAACACCTTCAGAGGTCAACTCAACGATGTAGTTAAATATTCGATCGACAACTAAGAGATTGCCATCAGCTCTTTGGGCAATACCACCAGGGGCACCTAAAATGCTGGGGTTACTAAATGTGGCCTGAGCTGTCGCGAGATTCGAGCTATAAACAATTATGCTGTCGGTTGTTCCCGACCACGCCGTAGCAATACTTCCGTTACTCATGACAAGACAACCAGTGGCGTCCGTTGTACCCGCGATTCCTGAGGCCCGAGTGGCAATTTGCGTGCCTGCATCATTGTAGGTGCGAACCACGTCGGATGTGAGTGAGCAGTGAACAAATCCACCCGCTGGCAGAGCACTCAACTGAGTGCCCCCATTTTGCAAAGCACGGGGCCAACCCCCGCTCGTAATTCTTAATCCAGCTGATGTAAAACGCTCGACGTTGTTGGTCTCTATCACAAGAATATCGCCATTATTTAATTGGGTGAGTCCGCGAATATTTCCAGTTAAGTTTCCGTCGGTAATCAAATTGCGAGAACTGCAATCCGTTCTATTCACCGCAACAATGCGATCAGCACCGTCCACTGCGACCGCGAACTCTTCGTTACCCGCGAGCCAGCCAATGCCATAAACTGTCTCGGAACTATTATTGAGATTAAACGCAACTCTCTTGTAATTTCCAAGGGCATCTAATACTAGGACGGCCCGTGTACCACTGTTTGTAACTAAAATATCGCCCGATTGCATGCAGACGTCTTCGACATTATCGTCTTCGTCATCTTTGGGAGCACAGGAACCCGAGAGAAGGCCCACCAATGACAGGCCGATCATGGTCTTAAAATGTCTTTTAAATAAGGATTTAAACATTTGTTTTTCCACTTTATTTTATCGGTCGTTTAGATATATTAATTGACGAATAAGCCGCGAAATCGACCGAATGGTGCGGAAGCCTAGACTATGGATGGGCCGACCCTAGGACTTCGGACTGTCTAATAAAGCGACCTTGCTGTTAATTTTTCAGATATTTTAGAAAAACCTTAACACCGATTATTTTTAAGGCTCTACTCTCGAGCGATGCGACGACTCTTTCAACTCTGTTCCTCGACACTCCTTATTTCAAACTTCGCTTTTGCCGGCGAGCCCACTTTAATGAATCCTGAGAACGATGCCCGATTGGTCCAATCCTTACAACTGGCCGACTCCCGCACATCGGATCGAATCAATATTTTAGTCATTGGCCTTGACGAAAAAAACAATCGGAGTTCGGAAACACCTCTCGATGCTCGCTCTGATATCATGACGATCATTTCTCTCGACAAAGTTAAAAAGAAAGTGAGTTTATTCTCTTACGGACGAGATCTCGAGCTCACTCCCAGTTGCTCACAGCGAATCAGTGGTCGCAATCGCGGAGACAAACTTCTCAGTTCGACGTACCTTCTCGCAGGACGTCGAGTTTTTGTAAAATGCTTAGAGCAGATGACCGTTGAGTTTTTAAACGTCAATGAGGGATTTAAAAGGGAGTATTTGGACTCCCAAGGGCGATTTCAAATTCACGCGGTCTTCGAAGCCACACGCAGCTATACGATGAGCCATGTGACCAAAGAGGCTTTCGAACAAACAAAACGAAACTGGCTGTTTTTCATGAGAACCTATGGTTTGATGAGCTTTCAGGAATTGCTCTCCGTGGCTGTGAATCGACAAGCTCTCAAAGAAAATTTTAACGAAGCCTTGGCCGATGACTCCACTCCCACGGATCAACTGCTGAGCACCCAAATCGTCACAGAAGAACTGCAAGAGAGAAAAAAATATCCCGCAGGCTCCTACCAACGTTCGTTTAATTTTGCTTTATTTTTGAGTGACATCCTCTCGTGGGTGGCGTGCGGAATAAAGTCTAACGAAAACTCCCGTCCATTTTTTATGGGCGAGATTTTTGGGGAAACTCTTAATAAATATTTGGGTCGCAGTACCGACTTCGCTACTTTTGAGCGAAGCCTGGTTTCGCATGCTGGACCGAATGACCATCTCTTAAAGTACGCCGGCTATGCTTCGGGAGTGTCTCCCGTGAGAATCATCCAGTGGGGTGAGGAGCGCGGGGTTTATTCGATCTATGAGAACGGCGAGCTGCAAATCTCTAGGAGAAATCACGGCCAATTTCTTCCCGCCCTCAAAGTCGTAAAAGTGATGCCCACACCGCCCAACTGTTATACACCCTTATAGATTTTCTAATTTCCAGTCTTCGACTCGCTTTTCCCCCATTAAAATATTATGTTCCAGAAATGCGTTTAACTGCTCTCGCCCTTTGGATCATCGTCTCCACTTTTTCGGCCCACGCCCACACGAGCCGTTGTCATCTGTCCAACAACGTTGAACAAAAGATCTTTGATCTCCAGTTGGGCTCGCACATCAAGCTTAAACTCTATTTACCAGCCCCCTACTCGAGCGAAAAAATTTTAAAAACTCCAAGCGATTTTAGTTTTCAAAAAGACTCTCAGGGAAGCACTACAGGTATCTATCTCCATTACACCTCCGATGAGGGCCATAAAATTCAAGGATTGATCGACTACGGAAACGGAACGCTTTTGATTCTCAACACCGAATTGGGCTCACCGGCGATGGATCATTTCAAATACTTCTGTCCGCATCAGGCTCAGGAACCCACGGGGGAAATCACCAGTCAAACGCTCTACGGCCTCGCGCCCCATCTGGCAAAAATTGTGACGGCTAAGGTGATGCTCGATTCCAGGGGAGCGAGAGCATTACCCCTTGGCTTTAGCAGATGACTCTATTAAAGATGGATTATGGCTAAGTATACAACCCCCGGCAATCTCGGAAGCATCTGTCCTGATTTTAATCTCCCCGGCACAGATAACAATGCACACTCATTATCCAACTACAGCAACGGTAAAGGTCTGCTCGTGATGTTCATCTGTAATCACTGCCCTTACGTTATCGCCGTACAGGATCGCATCCTCGCTCTGGCTCACGAGCTCATTCCGATGGGACTCAATATCGTCGCCATTTCGTCCAACGACGCCGCAAAATATCCCGCCGACTCTTTTGACAAGATGAAAGAACGTGCGCAGGAAAAGAAGTACCCCTTCCCCTATCTTTATGACGAATCCCAAAAAGTGGCGAAAGCCTTTGATGCCGTTTGCACGCCCGACTTTTTTCTCTACGATAAAGATTTAAAATTGGTTTATCGCGGAAGACTCGATGACTCATGGAAAGTTCCCGAGCAAGTGACCCGTCAAGAACTTCGCGGAGCCGCGCTTAAAGTGATCAATGGCGAGAGTGTTCCCGATCAGCAGTACCCCTCAATGGGTTGCTCGATTAAGTGGAAGTTTTAAAGAATTGAGTTGGCGAATTCTGTGGGTGAAAATGGGCGGAGGTCTTCGACGGCTTCTCCGACACCGATCATTTTTACAGTGAGTCCTACGTCGCAGGCGATTCCTACGGCGACTCCGCCTTTGGCTGAGCCGTCCATTTTTGTGAGAATCACTCCGTTAACACCCAAGGCCTGATTGAATTGCTCCGCTTGCACGAGTGCATTTTGGCCGGAGTTGGCATCGAGAACTAGGATGACTTCGTGAGGAGAGCCCGGCATGGCTTTATCCATCACGCGATGGATTTTCTTTAATTCTTCCATGAGGTTTTTTTGCGTGTGTAAGCGGCCTGCGGTATCGACGATCACTACATCAAAATTTTGCGCGACACCTTTTTTGATGGCGTCGAAACCAATTGCACTAGGCTCTTTGGTGTTTTCGGGACTATAGATTTCCACTTGAGCTCTTTCGCTCCATACGCGCAGTTGTTCGTCGGCCGCCGCGCGGAAGGTATCACCAGCGGCGATCAAAACTTTTTTACCTTGAGCTTGCAGTTGGGACGCGAGTTTTCCAATGGTCGTGGTCTTCCCGGCTCCGTTGACTCCGACCACCATCCATACCGTCGT includes:
- a CDS encoding transposase, whose product is TMATGDMAFTKPKNKKKVLEILEKFGLKYGVTLVYHGINVNHLHLQIKLSNRYGYYKFIRAVTAAIAMAVSGVNRWNKNSSGRKFWDYRPFTRVVMGYRDSVRLNDYLQINQLEGFGVQRPIARQMVAERWKYSSS
- the ftsY gene encoding signal recognition particle-docking protein FtsY; the encoded protein is MFELLLTPEVMIGGGSAAAISLFFVYNFLFKGKAPAKKTKAQQELEALQKAVEAKKETVQEKPRLKSLNEALTNTRQSFWGRISSNMSSQKLDRNQLEFIEEVLYTSDLGPKTVQRLFSKLEANAGGELNADGLKELLRKEIVQILEKGNVATVGTELPFKLNPIGTTVWMVVGVNGAGKTTTIGKLASQLQAQGKKVLIAAGDTFRAAADEQLRVWSERAQVEIYSPENTKEPSAIGFDAIKKGVAQNFDVVIVDTAGRLHTQKNLMEELKKIHRVMDKAMPGSPHEVILVLDANSGQNALVQAEQFNQALGVNGVILTKMDGSAKGGVAVGIACDVGLTVKMIGVGEAVEDLRPFSPTEFANSIL
- a CDS encoding thioredoxin family protein, which gives rise to MAKYTTPGNLGSICPDFNLPGTDNNAHSLSNYSNGKGLLVMFICNHCPYVIAVQDRILALAHELIPMGLNIVAISSNDAAKYPADSFDKMKERAQEKKYPFPYLYDESQKVAKAFDAVCTPDFFLYDKDLKLVYRGRLDDSWKVPEQVTRQELRGAALKVINGESVPDQQYPSMGCSIKWKF